The Leptospira hartskeerlii genome contains a region encoding:
- the recJ gene encoding single-stranded-DNA-specific exonuclease RecJ has translation MLQHGPDFHNLPNSSIQGLTPLQSHVFRTKFGGVFNPGGTDPFKILSQNIADLPSPFLLPDMDDSIRILQTAVKENKSILLYGDRDSDGVCSTSLLANFLRGIHPGKLTVKTSSEEDYGLCEPAMKYVREVEPDLLVTLDFGTSNSAEIEELNGEGMQVVVLDHHEIPERIPSSCKLISPKRGDSLYPTEKICTSVIAWKLITAWLYTTLESYNSLVWIPDGETFFSGSLVKNGIKLFQGDKSEAEKRFAGNFVDWPTTSKTQYPEREVFYSQISSSPAIWEQVLKNLDLASIGTITDMMPLVGENRIIVKEGCSTLQKIKTGEFSHRPGLEKLLSQLDLNKKKVLSRDLGWSIGPALNAAGRMQKTEAALGLLLSNSGKEAETLATNLLKLNEERRERTKRNLFRVEGFLKRKRERTERPILFCYEPDFEPGVSGIVATKLVEQYKRPVVFIAPDHGHAKGSVRAYGRENVLNLLKKAENIFHQFGGHKEAGGFSLSIDQIPRLAEILFQEAGSWLESEKVSGLQEETKSLVSLRPQELRENLYTELGLFEPFGMENPAPLLSVKGAKILSYRPLSDGKHARFKILASSESIQAIIWNKAEEFSERLREKGELDLWGCLEENTFKGKTSLQFVIQSFT, from the coding sequence ATGCTCCAGCATGGACCGGATTTTCATAACCTACCAAATTCTTCCATCCAAGGCCTAACTCCCCTCCAATCCCATGTGTTCCGGACAAAGTTCGGAGGGGTTTTCAATCCCGGAGGGACTGATCCTTTTAAGATACTTAGCCAAAATATTGCAGATCTTCCTTCTCCGTTTTTATTACCGGACATGGATGATTCTATCCGCATTCTTCAAACTGCGGTTAAAGAAAATAAATCCATCTTACTTTATGGAGACAGAGACAGTGACGGAGTTTGCTCCACAAGTCTACTCGCCAATTTTTTAAGAGGAATTCATCCGGGAAAACTCACAGTAAAGACTTCCAGCGAAGAAGATTACGGGCTATGCGAACCTGCAATGAAATATGTGAGAGAAGTGGAACCGGACTTACTCGTGACCTTGGATTTCGGAACAAGCAATAGCGCCGAAATAGAAGAATTGAATGGGGAAGGAATGCAGGTAGTAGTCCTGGATCACCACGAGATCCCGGAAAGGATACCTTCTTCTTGTAAATTGATCTCTCCCAAAAGAGGTGATTCTCTCTACCCTACAGAAAAGATCTGCACTTCAGTTATCGCCTGGAAATTGATCACTGCTTGGCTTTATACTACATTAGAGAGTTATAATTCTTTGGTATGGATCCCGGACGGAGAAACATTTTTCAGCGGTTCTCTCGTAAAGAACGGGATTAAACTTTTTCAAGGTGATAAGTCGGAGGCGGAAAAACGTTTTGCAGGAAATTTTGTAGATTGGCCTACTACTTCTAAGACTCAATACCCTGAAAGAGAAGTTTTCTATTCTCAGATTTCTTCTTCTCCTGCGATCTGGGAACAGGTTCTTAAAAATCTAGACCTTGCTTCTATCGGCACGATCACGGATATGATGCCTCTTGTGGGAGAAAATAGGATCATAGTCAAAGAAGGTTGTTCGACTCTACAAAAGATCAAAACGGGAGAATTTTCTCATCGCCCAGGTTTGGAAAAACTTTTATCCCAATTAGATCTTAATAAGAAGAAGGTACTTTCCAGAGATTTAGGCTGGAGCATTGGTCCGGCATTGAACGCAGCAGGTAGAATGCAAAAAACGGAAGCAGCACTCGGGCTTCTTCTTTCCAACTCAGGGAAGGAGGCGGAGACTCTTGCAACGAACCTTCTAAAATTAAACGAAGAAAGAAGAGAGAGAACCAAAAGAAATTTATTCAGAGTAGAAGGTTTTCTAAAAAGAAAAAGGGAAAGAACGGAAAGGCCGATCCTTTTTTGCTACGAACCTGATTTTGAACCTGGTGTTTCAGGTATCGTCGCGACAAAACTCGTAGAACAATATAAAAGACCTGTTGTATTCATTGCACCCGACCATGGACACGCAAAAGGAAGTGTGAGAGCTTACGGACGTGAGAATGTTCTAAACCTTCTGAAAAAAGCTGAGAATATTTTTCACCAATTCGGTGGTCATAAAGAAGCGGGAGGATTTTCTCTTTCTATAGATCAGATCCCAAGACTTGCAGAAATACTTTTCCAAGAAGCAGGAAGTTGGCTGGAATCTGAAAAAGTTTCCGGCCTCCAAGAAGAGACTAAAAGTTTGGTGAGTCTCCGGCCACAAGAGTTGAGAGAAAATTTATACACAGAGCTTGGACTCTTCGAACCATTCGGTATGGAAAATCCCGCTCCGTTACTTTCCGTTAAAGGTGCAAAAATACTTTCGTATCGCCCTCTGTCGGACGGGAAACATGCAAGGTTCAAAATTTTGGCATCTTCCGAATCCATCCAAGCGATTATCTGGAATAAGGCGGAAGAATTTTCGGAAAGGTTAAGAGAAAAAGGTGAATTGGATCTTTGGGGGTGTTTGGAAGAAAACACGTTCAAAGGCAAGACAAGCCTTCAGTTCGTGATCCAATCTTTTACGTAA
- a CDS encoding iron-containing alcohol dehydrogenase, translating to MPILPDWINFSFPTKIHFEVDCGFKMGNFVKNIGNRAVILSTQSELENMDEFSIIKTSLEKHIDGVILYDNIEKEPTLKELDTAAYFARISNANCIIGYGSYESLNTAKLVALLANNDAFAEDVFILKKNLRLKKPIPLILIPTHPVMGLECSPTATVYMDDDRTVRYFANEFLFPEMVIADAKISSFMTSADVAKVGVGILAAAVDSILSKYSNELTNSSSLRAIEIIYKNLVPAIRDPKNLQYKNAIFGASLLVGMSHSSSSLGLCYALSLAASNLTNLDVFQAMSILLPHVMEYNLTSSAGKYVMIAKALDEDITNISVIEAAIKAVEGIRKIYIELKIPQRLSEYEVRKIDLPGIASLASSFPFLDSLPRELPKNEIETILVAAF from the coding sequence ATGCCGATACTCCCCGACTGGATCAATTTTAGTTTTCCCACCAAAATCCATTTTGAAGTCGATTGCGGCTTTAAAATGGGTAACTTCGTTAAGAATATCGGCAATCGTGCGGTCATTCTCTCCACTCAAAGTGAGTTGGAGAATATGGACGAGTTCTCCATCATCAAAACTTCTTTAGAGAAACATATAGATGGTGTCATTCTCTACGACAATATAGAAAAAGAACCTACATTAAAAGAGTTAGATACTGCCGCCTACTTCGCGAGGATCTCAAACGCAAACTGTATCATAGGTTACGGCTCTTACGAAAGTTTGAATACTGCAAAGTTAGTTGCACTTCTTGCGAATAACGACGCGTTCGCAGAAGATGTTTTTATTCTTAAAAAAAATCTAAGGCTCAAAAAACCTATCCCTCTTATTCTGATCCCTACTCATCCGGTCATGGGATTAGAATGTTCTCCTACTGCTACGGTTTACATGGATGACGATAGGACCGTTCGTTATTTTGCCAACGAGTTCCTTTTTCCTGAGATGGTGATCGCCGATGCTAAGATCAGCAGTTTTATGACTTCCGCAGACGTTGCGAAAGTTGGAGTGGGAATTTTAGCCGCCGCTGTGGATAGTATTCTTTCTAAATATTCGAACGAACTTACAAACTCTTCTTCTTTGAGAGCGATAGAGATTATTTATAAAAACTTGGTTCCCGCCATCAGGGATCCGAAAAACTTGCAGTATAAAAATGCGATCTTCGGCGCTAGTTTGCTTGTAGGAATGTCCCATTCTTCTAGTTCATTAGGACTTTGTTATGCACTTTCCTTGGCTGCTTCTAACCTGACAAACTTGGATGTTTTCCAGGCAATGTCCATTCTTCTTCCCCACGTAATGGAATATAACCTTACCTCCTCTGCAGGTAAGTATGTAATGATCGCAAAGGCCTTAGACGAGGACATCACAAATATCTCGGTGATCGAGGCTGCCATCAAAGCGGTAGAAGGGATCCGTAAAATTTATATAGAACTCAAGATCCCTCAAAGGCTTTCTGAATACGAAGTACGTAAGATAGATTTGCCAGGGATCGCAAGTCTTGCTTCTTCTTTTCCTTTCTTGGACTCACTCCCTCGGGAACTTCCTAAAAACGAGATCGAAACGATTCTAGTAGCTGCGTTTTAG
- a CDS encoding 3-deoxy-D-manno-octulosonic acid transferase encodes MLITYRILTILLWPWIFIFSLLIPGAKNFLKTRKEDKRRILSYPFAPKAQKVIWLHAASVGELDQCKALALVYKKKEPETFLLQSVFSDSVRDSSLEAFPADLKFRLPLDFPWSYDFILDKFSPQVLVCMAWDRWPNLLLAAKRRRIQTILASAVITPPKGFLKRKFYKAAFSLFDKILTSHSSGEEKFKELLGKNFIKTLGDSRFDSVIQKIETSQREFKRPKNYPFSPVFLLASTYEPCEKLLLPLLKEPSLKNTAFWIFPHKTDPARITQLESKIRSFTDDYTLYSHAEFDSISSRVILFDVLGILAHAYRAADFAYVGGALHNRVHNVLEPAYFGLPLLSGPRITHAPEAIELNHRGGLFIIRTKEEVLEILQLSSERREAIRFSNRQFVETGRGAAERIYEEIRR; translated from the coding sequence ATGCTAATAACGTATCGGATTTTGACGATCCTTCTTTGGCCCTGGATTTTCATTTTCTCATTACTCATTCCGGGCGCAAAAAATTTTCTAAAAACCAGAAAGGAAGATAAAAGAAGGATACTCTCCTACCCATTCGCGCCCAAAGCCCAAAAAGTAATTTGGTTACACGCAGCCTCGGTTGGAGAACTGGACCAGTGCAAAGCGCTCGCTTTAGTATATAAGAAGAAGGAGCCGGAAACTTTTCTTCTTCAAAGTGTATTCTCCGATTCGGTTAGAGATTCTAGTCTGGAAGCTTTTCCTGCAGATCTGAAATTTCGTCTTCCTTTAGATTTTCCTTGGAGTTATGATTTTATCTTAGATAAATTTTCACCTCAAGTTTTAGTGTGTATGGCCTGGGATCGCTGGCCTAATTTACTTTTAGCTGCTAAAAGAAGAAGGATCCAAACTATCCTTGCTTCTGCAGTCATCACTCCTCCGAAAGGATTTCTAAAGAGAAAATTCTACAAGGCAGCATTTTCACTATTTGATAAAATTTTAACTTCTCATTCTTCCGGAGAAGAGAAGTTCAAAGAATTACTCGGTAAAAATTTCATCAAGACATTGGGAGATTCCAGATTCGATTCTGTGATCCAAAAAATAGAAACAAGCCAAAGAGAATTTAAAAGACCCAAAAATTATCCATTCTCTCCGGTATTTTTACTCGCCTCCACTTATGAGCCTTGTGAAAAATTGCTTCTTCCTCTTCTGAAAGAACCTTCTCTCAAAAACACTGCGTTTTGGATCTTCCCACATAAAACGGATCCTGCAAGGATCACTCAGTTAGAATCCAAGATCAGATCATTTACTGACGATTATACTTTGTATTCTCATGCTGAGTTTGATTCTATTTCTTCTAGAGTGATCTTATTCGATGTACTCGGGATATTGGCCCATGCATATAGAGCCGCAGATTTTGCATACGTAGGCGGGGCTTTACATAATAGAGTTCATAATGTTCTGGAACCTGCTTACTTCGGACTTCCACTTTTAAGCGGCCCAAGGATCACACATGCTCCGGAGGCAATAGAGCTAAATCATAGAGGCGGACTATTCATTATCCGTACCAAAGAAGAAGTTTTAGAAATACTGCAACTAAGCTCAGAAAGAAGAGAAGCAATTCGTTTTTCAAATCGCCAATTTGTGGAAACAGGCAGAGGAGCCGCAGAAAGGATTTACGAAGAGATTCGAAGATAG
- a CDS encoding bactofilin family protein: MSEESIDTIIGEDIQFRGKLRFNNALKIKGQFKGTIETTGSLIVGETGRVEADIETGTLEIEGDLKGNISAASKVSVRKTGKLVGDVRTPDLEIESGAKFSGNCIM, translated from the coding sequence ATGAGCGAAGAATCCATAGACACGATTATCGGGGAAGACATCCAATTCCGAGGCAAACTACGTTTCAACAACGCGCTGAAGATCAAAGGCCAGTTCAAGGGCACCATTGAGACCACAGGATCTTTGATTGTTGGAGAGACAGGTAGAGTCGAGGCCGATATCGAAACAGGCACCTTGGAAATCGAGGGAGACCTAAAAGGAAATATTAGCGCTGCCTCTAAAGTTTCCGTTCGCAAGACCGGAAAGTTAGTTGGAGATGTTCGCACTCCGGATCTGGAAATAGAATCGGGAGCAAAATTCAGCGGAAATTGCATCATGTAA
- a CDS encoding LIC11073 family putative lipoprotein, producing the protein MGNLKTPVVQAVLFSFFLFFASCGTNTEVTQSPFVFLTPVGVPQIFSITAKYDNIDTHKPEYDLKYYITNMEPQFVGYNLYITFAIPSAGETLSNANLYLENGVQPSFPQLAFQASTSNVVTQGIENYQPFSPVQMFQKCEVYTFTLRALLNTGITSNMSTPITRCSSIYPDHCGTNTSCNPTACTVASCSTSTQSLCPVGTACNPCTKGVAATGCACPAGQSPPGCNL; encoded by the coding sequence ATGGGCAACCTAAAAACCCCTGTCGTTCAGGCGGTTTTATTCTCGTTTTTTTTGTTTTTTGCCTCTTGCGGAACGAATACTGAGGTGACCCAGTCCCCTTTTGTGTTCTTAACTCCGGTTGGAGTTCCCCAGATTTTTTCCATCACTGCTAAATACGACAATATTGATACTCATAAGCCAGAGTACGATCTAAAGTATTATATCACCAATATGGAACCTCAGTTCGTTGGTTATAATCTTTATATCACTTTTGCGATCCCTTCTGCGGGAGAAACTCTAAGTAACGCAAATCTTTATCTAGAAAACGGGGTCCAACCTTCTTTCCCTCAATTGGCGTTCCAGGCCTCTACTTCTAATGTAGTAACTCAAGGAATCGAAAATTACCAGCCATTCTCTCCAGTGCAGATGTTCCAAAAATGTGAGGTTTATACTTTCACGTTAAGAGCATTATTGAATACAGGCATCACTTCTAATATGTCCACTCCGATTACAAGATGTAGTTCTATCTATCCGGACCATTGCGGGACAAACACCAGTTGCAATCCTACTGCTTGCACAGTGGCGAGCTGCTCTACTTCTACACAATCTCTTTGCCCTGTCGGAACCGCTTGTAATCCCTGCACAAAGGGAGTTGCCGCAACAGGTTGCGCTTGCCCTGCGGGTCAATCTCCGCCGGGTTGCAATCTATGA
- a CDS encoding flagellar biosynthesis anti-sigma factor FlgM, producing the protein MTIDKIGGIGGGSYEPRKSTPVRKSESKESFDNISISDTAKQKASEARIQAEVQTIAQKIVASPVDSERSTKLKEVKEKLKNGDYDNLSPEILNAVADRIAESFLGR; encoded by the coding sequence ATGACTATCGACAAAATAGGCGGCATTGGCGGAGGATCTTACGAGCCACGTAAGTCGACTCCTGTACGCAAATCTGAATCTAAGGAATCATTCGACAATATTTCTATTTCCGACACTGCAAAACAAAAGGCTTCGGAAGCTCGTATCCAAGCGGAAGTGCAAACGATCGCACAAAAGATCGTAGCAAGTCCGGTAGATTCTGAGCGTTCTACCAAGCTGAAAGAAGTGAAGGAAAAACTTAAGAACGGAGATTACGATAATCTCAGCCCTGAGATCTTAAACGCAGTAGCTGATCGTATCGCAGAATCTTTTTTAGGCCGTTAA
- a CDS encoding LIC_20245 family lipoprotein — MTRVRTLLISVVFIVFFIFLLVILFWTDDDKLDSKNKQSEAEALASVFGGGMGSSSGSSGNGKTGADPSLFDSNSDFYKAGKAEYREPEVGGEPSSENKPGAPAADSNNPVNPQTGKPYTNEEMERFAQLKEKFPNNSLLPSRMSPAEKEQRKVFEQRVSEATRAVLSRTASKDQTVTYYDYMEKQSKDRLEIVKYLVDLQKGSGDPEQEKKLETIQQTMIQQLEQVQKDKQRAYEQAGL, encoded by the coding sequence GTGACTAGAGTTCGAACATTATTAATTTCCGTAGTTTTTATAGTATTCTTCATCTTCTTATTGGTGATCTTATTTTGGACCGATGACGACAAATTAGACTCCAAAAATAAACAAAGCGAAGCGGAAGCTCTTGCAAGCGTTTTTGGTGGAGGAATGGGATCTAGTTCCGGAAGCTCCGGGAACGGGAAAACGGGTGCCGATCCTTCCTTGTTCGATTCCAATTCTGATTTTTATAAGGCCGGTAAAGCGGAATACCGTGAACCTGAGGTAGGGGGGGAACCTTCTTCCGAAAATAAACCTGGAGCGCCGGCGGCTGATTCGAATAACCCAGTAAATCCTCAAACTGGAAAACCATACACAAACGAAGAGATGGAAAGGTTCGCCCAATTAAAGGAGAAGTTTCCAAATAACTCTCTTCTTCCAAGCCGCATGAGCCCAGCGGAAAAAGAACAAAGAAAAGTTTTCGAACAAAGAGTATCCGAAGCGACTAGAGCAGTTTTAAGCCGCACAGCGTCCAAGGACCAAACAGTAACATATTACGATTATATGGAGAAACAATCCAAGGATAGATTGGAGATCGTAAAATATTTGGTGGATCTGCAAAAAGGATCCGGAGATCCGGAACAAGAGAAAAAATTAGAGACCATCCAACAAACTATGATCCAACAATTGGAACAAGTGCAAAAGGATAAGCAAAGAGCTTACGAACAAGCTGGGCTTTAA
- the nadE gene encoding NAD(+) synthase, translating to MSVYRCTAVSLKTTALDFKGNREKILAAIQANENSSLILFPELCISGYGCEDTFYFPWVWEQSWKSLLEIAKATSGKTVIVGLPFFQSPYLFNVSAVLQNGKILGLVPKQNLAQTGVHYENRWFTKGEESRNYAITPDGSELPFGSLLFESADFNFGIEICEDSWVQTRPGQYLVEAGADLILSPGASHFALGKQEIRKKMFSESSRSSSTAILYANLDGNESGRLIFEGGCMGIVDGNVKQEGPKLHFTDFESTHLDLDSTELRSNRARNFRSSGTREFRSRGKGLQRIEILPLKTQKNFNNSVQVYKSDLFQDFTRATSLGLFDYLIKSKTKGYTLSLSGGADSAACALLVKAGILFSEKELGSKYLESLGLEPKNLLFTLFQGTENNSEQTKNSAKQLSEELGFTHAEITVDSEVKSMLEKISSVKGLVPNWKDHNLALQNIQARVRSPLVWLLANLNGHLLLSTGNRSEASVGYTTMDGDSSGSVAPLTGVSKEFVLSWLKNIHEGKDIILPKVNALEGILNSKPTAELKPLSEKQEDEKDLMPYPLLQKLERNFVFLGKSPDNLLESQEWSDAKEAEEGKKKFLKLFSASQWKRERLPPSFHLDEYGLDPKSSFRFPILSEISF from the coding sequence ATGTCCGTCTATCGTTGCACAGCAGTAAGTTTAAAAACGACCGCCTTAGATTTTAAAGGAAATCGAGAGAAGATCCTGGCTGCAATCCAAGCCAACGAAAATTCTTCTTTGATCCTTTTTCCGGAACTCTGCATTTCAGGCTATGGTTGTGAGGACACTTTTTATTTTCCCTGGGTTTGGGAACAATCCTGGAAAAGTCTTTTGGAGATCGCAAAAGCGACATCCGGCAAAACTGTCATTGTTGGACTTCCATTCTTCCAAAGCCCTTATCTATTCAATGTATCCGCAGTTTTGCAAAATGGTAAAATACTAGGACTCGTCCCAAAACAAAACCTGGCTCAAACTGGAGTACATTACGAAAACAGATGGTTCACAAAAGGAGAAGAATCCAGAAATTATGCGATCACTCCTGACGGATCAGAACTTCCTTTCGGTTCCTTACTTTTTGAAAGTGCAGATTTCAATTTTGGAATTGAGATCTGCGAGGACTCCTGGGTCCAAACAAGACCCGGTCAATATTTGGTAGAAGCTGGAGCGGATCTCATCCTTTCTCCCGGAGCTTCCCACTTTGCTTTGGGAAAACAAGAGATCCGTAAAAAAATGTTCTCGGAGTCTTCTCGCAGTTCTTCCACTGCAATTCTTTATGCAAATTTGGATGGGAACGAATCAGGCCGTCTGATCTTCGAAGGCGGTTGTATGGGGATCGTAGACGGAAATGTAAAACAAGAAGGTCCCAAACTTCATTTTACGGATTTTGAAAGTACACATTTGGATCTAGACTCTACCGAACTTAGATCTAATCGTGCAAGAAATTTTAGATCGTCCGGCACAAGAGAATTTAGATCCAGAGGAAAAGGCCTGCAAAGAATAGAGATACTTCCTCTCAAAACCCAAAAGAATTTTAATAATTCAGTCCAAGTCTACAAATCGGATCTGTTCCAAGATTTCACCAGAGCAACTTCTCTTGGTCTATTTGATTATCTGATCAAATCCAAAACGAAAGGTTATACTTTATCACTTTCAGGAGGAGCGGACAGCGCTGCCTGCGCACTTCTTGTAAAGGCCGGAATTTTATTCTCTGAGAAAGAACTAGGATCCAAATATTTGGAATCCTTAGGCTTAGAGCCTAAAAATCTTCTATTCACTCTTTTCCAAGGAACGGAAAACAACTCGGAACAAACCAAAAATTCTGCAAAACAACTTTCTGAAGAATTAGGTTTTACTCATGCAGAGATCACAGTGGATTCGGAAGTAAAATCCATGTTGGAAAAAATTTCTTCAGTGAAGGGTTTGGTCCCGAATTGGAAAGATCATAATCTTGCACTCCAAAATATACAAGCAAGGGTCAGATCTCCCCTTGTCTGGTTGCTTGCTAACCTGAACGGGCATCTTCTACTTTCCACAGGAAATAGAAGTGAGGCAAGTGTAGGATATACCACAATGGACGGGGACTCTTCCGGATCTGTTGCACCTCTTACAGGTGTGAGTAAAGAATTTGTACTTTCTTGGCTAAAGAATATACACGAAGGAAAAGATATTATTCTTCCTAAGGTAAATGCACTGGAAGGAATTTTAAATTCTAAACCTACCGCCGAACTAAAACCACTTTCCGAAAAACAAGAAGACGAAAAGGACCTAATGCCTTATCCTCTTCTCCAAAAATTAGAAAGGAATTTTGTATTCCTCGGAAAATCTCCTGATAATCTTTTAGAGTCCCAGGAATGGTCCGACGCAAAAGAAGCAGAAGAAGGCAAAAAGAAATTTTTGAAATTATTCTCCGCAAGCCAATGGAAAAGAGAAAGGCTTCCACCTTCTTTTCATTTGGACGAATACGGTTTGGATCCTAAGTCCAGCTTCCGTTTTCCGATCTTGAGCGAGATTTCTTTTTAA
- the rsmI gene encoding 16S rRNA (cytidine(1402)-2'-O)-methyltransferase, with product MSEAPASKFTVQPGAAYVVATPIGNLEDITFRAVQVLKQVDIIYCENSSHSRRLLQTYEISTQTRTLYKDQGAEPYKGIIEDLKSGKTLALVSDAGTPGVSDPGSQLVRILREENIPIVPIPGASALTSMLSVSGWQVQPSLFLGFLSEKKGKKRNQLKEWENFEGVLTIFESVHRIRDTLSAIREIFPNSPILLGRELTKIHEEILKIEPAEDLESLKFPEKGEFVVLIYTNPKKMLNGRVGYADTLE from the coding sequence ATGAGCGAAGCTCCTGCTTCTAAATTTACCGTCCAACCAGGGGCCGCTTACGTAGTCGCCACTCCCATAGGAAATTTAGAAGATATTACTTTTAGAGCAGTACAAGTGCTCAAGCAGGTAGATATCATCTATTGCGAAAATTCTTCTCATAGCAGAAGGCTTCTACAGACGTACGAAATTTCTACCCAAACTAGGACTCTATATAAAGACCAAGGTGCTGAACCTTATAAAGGGATTATAGAAGATCTGAAATCAGGAAAGACCTTGGCTCTAGTTTCGGATGCAGGAACTCCAGGAGTCTCAGACCCAGGCTCCCAACTGGTTCGGATCTTAAGAGAGGAGAATATTCCAATCGTTCCGATCCCGGGAGCAAGTGCACTTACTTCGATGCTTTCTGTCTCAGGTTGGCAGGTGCAACCTTCTCTCTTCTTAGGTTTTTTATCAGAGAAGAAGGGCAAAAAAAGAAACCAACTCAAGGAATGGGAGAACTTCGAAGGAGTGCTTACCATCTTCGAATCGGTCCATAGGATCAGAGATACTCTTTCTGCGATCAGGGAAATTTTTCCAAATTCTCCTATTCTTTTAGGGAGAGAATTGACCAAAATTCATGAGGAAATCCTGAAAATAGAACCCGCTGAGGACCTGGAATCCCTGAAATTCCCGGAAAAGGGCGAATTTGTAGTATTAATCTATACAAATCCTAAAAAAATGCTTAACGGACGTGTCGGATATGCCGATACTTTAGAGTGA